The Oscillatoria sp. FACHB-1407 genome includes a window with the following:
- a CDS encoding GAF domain-containing protein: MDTALAKLHDRLAALEQENARLRSRLESCERSYAVSQAEVARYRQPKQDEREPARQAEPDEWVSTGSSSLEHHLLETTAEVARVLLTLTPLNAAVNTALGMLGEALDTDRINVIENFDSFCDSPFPRWRALEYEWTSLGIVPQHANGKAGQGSYEEIQWLYELFQQGQTASYLIDEAPEPFRSEQMAIGVKSTHLVPISVEGQWWGVVGLDDCRAAKQRSAAELTVLKIATDCIGSAIERDRTQQALLQAEQERTHNAAKHSQELERLNAELRQTLEHLTESEERYRTLFELSSEGIYRWQLDQPISIASPVDEQVERIRHSLYVAEANAAYAAMYGLPTTDAASGLRLSNIHIPTSGKNLEFLRRWIENGYRIRAAESEEITPEGKRCYFFNNVIGIVRDGHLIGGWGTQLDISELRETQQALLEVEQKRSQELERINAELQQTLDHLTESEQRYRQLMELASEGIFRVEYEQPIPIHLPVEEQAKQIYQQFRYAEHNLAFAQMYGYDEPDALVGTPLAHVMEAPENAAQMEQFVRNGHQMRNQETIEFDRFGQKRYFLNNGFSIIRDSYAIGGWGTQIDITELRETQQALLEAEQAQVAELKKANEALARTSQRLSEQPDLSAFLSHVALEAIAQLDADAAMISMLDKQHQTLRAVAHVEQGRVASGLGAEMPINEAEFVNLLLETRKPRYFDLEREAHLFWPGAIAYHQQRHHQAVIAVPLFAGAEFLGHLGLAFTHTNPINEQSSELLYALAQQAALSIQLTRLAEEAKQAAIAREQEKSAQERAAELAKANEALKRSVDVLATQTDLNQFIGHVLRLAAEQFDAPLAEYWETTDPNIGRIVGWWGHNQIHGFGQPHNHPASKSGVRVPSHMLEQGQFSDRRKHFVAPFDHSVQPAEGEFSDDPASWYASFGVNLQLNLPLIVGETCFGVLNFWQSSDHPFTEQQIELGYALAQQVTLAIRLSQLAEEAKQAAIAREQEKAAQERTTELSRANTLLRNSLGRLSTNPNLDDILGHLLVELVSYVGASVGHIFIHDAGQNTLNLKVRCQDGQAFWTPDADEPVFFQSPILVEQTQIFTQLSAQPRLAILNQPDFEENLWQGVPEWFQAKDYQGTSSCILMVGDRPLGWLAMAFAQPIAFSPVEEELILALAQQIALVIQLNLLSEAEKQKAIAREQEEAAQDRAAELAKVNQALGRSLDKLANDRNLDSFLEHVLHEALQMLDGTVAQFFMYDPDSSRLRPSIAVNSQREALPAPGLMEGLSILSKPFPANITGAWERLLDQRCPIYLDLNQDASDFWPGMIDWHRQRGHSGVICTALMMGDQPLGLLGVALCEQTEITAAEFEFFQALGQQATLAIQLTQLAEEAKQLALFQERNHIAREIHDTLAQGFAGILMQLQAVLRFVATEPEQAQMHLNRARDLARSGLVEARRSVWVMRQDSTEYSDFVQLLGQLAEQMAIGTPVRTQVQVQGVPYRLRPEVGINLLRIAQEAITNALRHANAQTIELELCYDSNYVRLQIRDDGRGFNPQTLNRGLGLMGMQQRADLINAQLRISSSPSKGTTISAMLLLFEEELENFKRS, translated from the coding sequence ATGGATACAGCACTGGCTAAGCTTCACGATCGCCTCGCTGCCCTAGAACAAGAAAATGCCAGACTGCGATCGCGCCTTGAGTCGTGCGAACGTTCCTACGCAGTCTCACAAGCAGAAGTAGCCAGATATCGACAACCCAAACAAGATGAGCGAGAACCAGCAAGGCAGGCAGAACCCGATGAGTGGGTCTCTACTGGCAGTTCTTCTTTAGAGCACCACCTGTTAGAAACGACCGCAGAAGTTGCTCGCGTGTTATTAACGCTCACGCCTCTGAATGCAGCAGTCAATACTGCTTTAGGAATGCTTGGTGAGGCATTAGACACCGATCGCATTAACGTCATAGAGAATTTCGACTCGTTCTGCGATTCACCCTTCCCAAGATGGAGAGCGTTGGAATATGAGTGGACTTCACTAGGGATAGTGCCGCAGCATGCTAATGGGAAAGCTGGACAGGGTAGCTATGAGGAGATTCAGTGGTTGTATGAGTTGTTTCAGCAGGGTCAGACAGCAAGTTACCTAATTGACGAAGCTCCGGAACCCTTTCGCAGTGAGCAGATGGCGATTGGGGTGAAGTCTACTCATCTGGTTCCCATTTCTGTAGAGGGGCAGTGGTGGGGTGTGGTGGGGCTTGATGACTGTCGGGCAGCAAAACAGCGCAGTGCAGCCGAACTCACTGTTTTGAAAATTGCCACTGATTGTATTGGTAGTGCCATTGAGCGCGATCGCACTCAACAAGCTCTCCTACAAGCCGAACAGGAGCGGACACACAATGCTGCGAAGCACTCGCAAGAACTTGAACGACTTAACGCCGAATTGCGGCAAACACTCGAACACCTCACGGAGTCTGAAGAACGCTATCGGACTCTGTTTGAGCTGAGCAGCGAAGGAATCTATCGATGGCAATTAGATCAGCCCATTTCTATAGCCTCACCTGTTGATGAGCAAGTGGAGCGAATTCGTCACTCCCTTTACGTCGCTGAGGCAAATGCTGCCTATGCTGCGATGTATGGCTTACCGACGACTGATGCCGCTTCTGGTTTGCGCCTGAGTAATATCCACATTCCAACTTCAGGTAAAAATCTTGAATTTCTGCGTCGGTGGATTGAGAATGGCTATCGCATCCGAGCGGCAGAGTCAGAGGAAATCACCCCTGAAGGAAAGCGGTGCTATTTCTTCAATAACGTTATTGGAATCGTTCGAGATGGGCACCTCATCGGTGGCTGGGGAACCCAACTTGACATTAGTGAGCTACGGGAAACTCAGCAAGCCTTATTAGAAGTAGAACAGAAGCGATCGCAAGAACTCGAACGAATCAACGCTGAATTACAACAAACCCTCGATCACCTGACAGAATCGGAACAACGATACCGCCAACTGATGGAACTTGCTAGCGAAGGCATCTTCCGAGTGGAGTATGAACAACCCATTCCCATTCACCTTCCCGTTGAGGAGCAAGCTAAGCAGATTTATCAACAGTTTCGGTATGCAGAACATAACCTTGCCTTTGCTCAGATGTATGGCTATGACGAACCTGATGCTTTAGTAGGTACACCATTGGCTCATGTGATGGAAGCTCCTGAAAATGCCGCGCAAATGGAGCAATTTGTCCGGAATGGACATCAGATGAGAAACCAAGAAACGATAGAGTTCGATCGCTTTGGGCAGAAACGGTACTTCCTCAACAATGGATTTAGTATCATCCGAGATAGCTATGCGATCGGTGGGTGGGGCACTCAGATTGACATTACCGAACTTCGAGAAACCCAGCAAGCTTTACTGGAAGCAGAACAGGCGCAAGTCGCAGAACTGAAAAAAGCGAACGAAGCACTTGCCCGCACCTCTCAACGCTTGTCAGAGCAACCTGACCTCTCTGCTTTTTTGAGCCATGTGGCACTGGAGGCGATCGCTCAACTGGATGCTGATGCTGCCATGATATCGATGCTAGATAAACAGCATCAAACACTACGGGCTGTCGCTCATGTGGAGCAAGGGCGGGTTGCGTCTGGTTTGGGAGCAGAGATGCCTATCAATGAAGCTGAATTTGTTAACCTGCTTCTAGAAACACGCAAACCTCGCTACTTTGACCTGGAGCGAGAAGCCCACCTGTTTTGGCCTGGGGCGATCGCCTATCACCAACAACGCCATCATCAAGCCGTCATTGCTGTTCCCTTATTTGCGGGGGCAGAATTTCTGGGTCATTTGGGACTAGCATTCACCCATACAAATCCAATCAATGAACAGAGCAGTGAACTGTTGTATGCACTAGCTCAACAAGCCGCTTTATCCATTCAACTGACACGACTAGCAGAAGAAGCCAAACAAGCGGCGATCGCCCGTGAGCAAGAAAAATCCGCGCAAGAACGGGCTGCTGAATTGGCAAAGGCAAATGAAGCTCTGAAGCGTTCCGTTGATGTTCTCGCAACACAAACTGATCTGAATCAATTTATTGGGCATGTTCTACGGCTTGCCGCTGAGCAGTTTGATGCACCACTAGCAGAATATTGGGAAACGACTGATCCCAACATTGGCAGAATTGTTGGTTGGTGGGGACATAACCAAATACACGGATTTGGACAACCGCATAACCATCCAGCAAGCAAGTCAGGTGTTCGGGTTCCCTCTCATATGCTTGAGCAAGGACAATTTAGCGATCGCCGCAAGCATTTTGTGGCTCCGTTTGATCACTCCGTTCAACCTGCTGAAGGAGAGTTTTCCGATGATCCGGCTAGCTGGTATGCATCGTTCGGAGTAAATTTGCAACTCAATCTGCCGTTGATTGTGGGAGAAACCTGCTTCGGAGTGCTGAACTTCTGGCAATCGAGTGATCACCCATTCACAGAACAACAGATTGAACTCGGCTATGCTCTTGCCCAACAGGTAACATTAGCAATTCGTCTGAGTCAATTAGCAGAAGAGGCGAAACAAGCGGCGATCGCTCGCGAACAAGAAAAAGCTGCTCAAGAACGCACCACAGAACTATCCAGAGCTAATACTCTCCTGCGAAATAGCTTAGGTCGCCTTTCAACTAACCCAAATCTTGATGATATTTTGGGGCATCTCTTAGTTGAGTTGGTTTCCTATGTCGGTGCATCCGTTGGGCATATTTTTATCCATGATGCCGGACAAAATACGCTAAATCTAAAAGTCCGTTGTCAAGATGGGCAAGCCTTTTGGACACCAGATGCAGATGAACCAGTCTTCTTTCAGTCCCCGATTCTGGTGGAACAAACCCAGATTTTTACCCAGTTGAGTGCCCAACCGCGACTGGCAATTCTAAACCAGCCCGACTTCGAGGAAAACCTCTGGCAGGGTGTGCCGGAATGGTTTCAGGCCAAGGACTATCAGGGAACCAGTAGCTGTATTCTCATGGTAGGCGATCGCCCCTTGGGTTGGTTAGCGATGGCATTTGCTCAGCCAATTGCGTTCAGCCCTGTGGAAGAAGAATTGATTTTGGCATTAGCGCAGCAGATCGCTCTGGTGATTCAACTCAACCTGCTAAGCGAAGCGGAAAAACAAAAAGCGATCGCCCGTGAACAAGAAGAAGCGGCACAAGACCGGGCAGCAGAGTTGGCAAAGGTCAATCAGGCTCTAGGACGTAGCCTGGATAAACTTGCCAACGATCGCAATCTCGATTCTTTTTTAGAGCATGTTTTGCACGAAGCCCTGCAAATGTTGGATGGGACAGTTGCACAATTTTTTATGTATGACCCAGACTCAAGCAGGTTAAGACCCTCCATTGCGGTTAATTCCCAGCGAGAAGCCTTACCAGCACCAGGCTTAATGGAGGGCTTATCAATTTTAAGTAAGCCCTTTCCTGCCAACATTACCGGAGCGTGGGAACGGTTACTGGATCAGCGTTGCCCGATTTATCTTGACCTGAACCAAGATGCATCTGATTTCTGGCCCGGAATGATTGATTGGCATCGACAGAGGGGACATTCTGGTGTAATTTGTACAGCTCTAATGATGGGCGATCAACCGTTAGGGCTGTTAGGGGTGGCACTGTGTGAGCAAACTGAGATTACAGCGGCTGAGTTTGAGTTTTTTCAAGCCTTAGGGCAGCAAGCAACATTAGCCATTCAACTGACACAATTGGCAGAAGAGGCAAAGCAACTGGCTCTTTTTCAGGAACGCAACCATATTGCCCGCGAAATTCATGACACTCTGGCGCAAGGCTTTGCAGGTATCCTCATGCAACTGCAAGCCGTGCTTCGGTTTGTCGCAACTGAGCCAGAGCAAGCCCAGATGCACCTCAATCGTGCCCGTGATCTTGCCCGTTCTGGGCTGGTCGAAGCCCGTCGCTCTGTCTGGGTGATGCGCCAAGACAGCACCGAATATAGCGACTTCGTGCAGCTTCTCGGTCAATTAGCCGAACAGATGGCGATCGGCACTCCAGTCAGGACTCAGGTGCAGGTGCAGGGGGTACCTTATCGGCTGCGACCAGAAGTCGGTATCAATCTCTTGCGAATTGCTCAAGAGGCAATTACGAATGCACTCCGTCATGCCAATGCACAAACGATTGAACTTGAACTCTGCTACGATTCCAATTATGTGCGACTTCAGATCCGTGACGATGGTCGAGGATTTAACCCTCAAACGCTAAATCGTGGCTTGGGTTTAATGGGGATGCAGCAACGAGCCGATCTCATTAATGCTCAGCTTCGCATTAGCAGTTCCCCTAGTAAGGGAACAACTATCAGTGCTATGTTGCTCTTGTTTGAGGAGGAGCTAGAAAACTTTAAAAGAAGTTGA
- a CDS encoding response regulator, with the protein MSQTSIRILVADDHPVVRDGLAAVLNGEPDFEVVAQASNGQEAIHQFRLHQPDVTVMDLQMPQVSGTEAIATIRAEFPSACFVMLTVYDGDEDIYQGFRAGAKAYLLKDTPCEEIADVIREVCHGNRYIPEGVGAQLATHLELPTLSDRERQVLKLMSSGKGNKAIAKAMNVTEGTIKFHVNNILTKLGVGDRTHAVVTALKRGIIRL; encoded by the coding sequence ATGTCTCAAACATCAATTCGGATTCTCGTTGCCGATGATCATCCTGTTGTGCGAGATGGGTTAGCAGCAGTTCTCAATGGTGAACCTGACTTTGAAGTTGTCGCTCAAGCTAGTAATGGTCAGGAGGCTATCCATCAATTTCGGCTGCACCAGCCCGACGTAACTGTTATGGATTTGCAGATGCCTCAAGTCAGCGGTACGGAGGCGATCGCCACGATTCGAGCTGAGTTTCCGTCTGCTTGCTTTGTGATGCTTACCGTTTATGACGGAGATGAAGACATTTATCAGGGGTTTCGTGCTGGAGCGAAAGCTTATTTACTTAAAGACACTCCCTGCGAGGAAATCGCTGATGTTATTCGAGAAGTGTGTCACGGAAATCGGTATATTCCTGAAGGTGTTGGTGCTCAGTTAGCGACTCACTTAGAACTTCCCACGTTAAGCGATCGCGAACGTCAGGTGCTCAAGCTAATGTCAAGCGGAAAAGGTAATAAAGCGATCGCGAAAGCAATGAATGTAACCGAAGGCACAATAAAGTTTCACGTTAATAACATTCTAACTAAGTTGGGTGTTGGCGATCGTACTCACGCCGTGGTTACAGCCCTAAAGCGAGGGATCATTCGACTTTGA
- a CDS encoding DsbA family protein encodes MNTNGRLVLPVSNRDHIQGSETACTTLVEYGDYQCYRSSEAHRVVRQLQQQFGDRLRFAFRHFPQSQVHDYAQHAAEAAEAAAAQGKFWEMHACLCEHYYALNDGHLVEYAMAINLNINQFLKEMTNDVHVERVQQDYQSGLQSGVMYTPTFFINNIQHQGAWDRMTLATAILAQL; translated from the coding sequence GTGAATACCAATGGGCGACTGGTTTTACCAGTCAGTAACCGAGACCATATTCAGGGATCAGAAACAGCTTGTACAACCTTGGTGGAATATGGTGACTACCAATGTTACAGATCGAGCGAGGCGCATCGAGTTGTTAGGCAACTTCAACAGCAGTTTGGCGATCGCTTACGCTTTGCGTTCCGCCACTTTCCTCAATCACAAGTTCATGACTATGCCCAACATGCGGCTGAGGCAGCGGAAGCGGCAGCAGCACAGGGTAAGTTTTGGGAGATGCACGCCTGTCTGTGTGAACACTATTATGCCCTTAACGATGGGCACTTAGTTGAATACGCAATGGCAATCAATCTCAATATCAACCAATTTCTCAAGGAGATGACCAATGATGTGCATGTCGAGCGAGTGCAACAAGACTATCAGAGTGGATTACAAAGTGGCGTTATGTATACGCCTACCTTTTTTATCAACAACATTCAACATCAAGGTGCTTGGGACAGAATGACGCTGGCAACCGCCATATTAGCTCAGCTATAG
- a CDS encoding AraC family transcriptional regulator, with product MTQEQELQVDFAEKSATDKILPKPSLFSSHTLGWNGILVQHHYQPAWETPEYTALKHSISIHHLNHAVESERVLDGERQYEQIQKGDIALIPANMSHKKLWQCDCEFTLLMLDPVCIDHIAHETVDADRVNIAPHFAKADPLIYQIGVALKSELTSEQPSTRLYIDSLTTALAAHLITHYSTTKIKMPTITSGLPKYALEKVIDYIHTHLDQEVTLPQLADLTGMSQYYFCRLFKQSIGMPPYQYLLQQRVERAKQLLLEHKFSIADIALQCGFANQSHLNRQFKRIVGVTPFVFQRQ from the coding sequence ATGACTCAAGAGCAAGAATTGCAAGTTGATTTTGCAGAGAAAAGTGCTACAGATAAAATTTTACCTAAACCTTCCTTGTTCTCCAGTCACACTTTAGGATGGAATGGCATTCTAGTTCAACACCATTATCAGCCAGCCTGGGAAACACCTGAGTACACTGCTTTGAAACATTCAATATCCATCCATCATCTCAATCATGCGGTAGAGTCAGAGCGAGTATTGGATGGTGAGAGGCAATATGAGCAAATTCAAAAGGGAGATATTGCTTTAATTCCGGCAAACATGTCTCACAAAAAGCTGTGGCAATGTGATTGTGAGTTTACGTTACTCATGCTTGATCCAGTTTGCATTGACCACATTGCTCATGAAACTGTTGATGCGGATCGTGTAAATATTGCCCCGCACTTTGCTAAGGCTGACCCGCTCATTTACCAAATTGGAGTGGCATTGAAATCAGAATTAACTTCAGAACAGCCCTCTACTCGCCTCTATATTGATTCGCTAACAACTGCGCTGGCAGCACATCTAATCACACATTATTCTACAACTAAGATAAAGATGCCAACGATAACGAGTGGATTACCTAAGTATGCTTTAGAGAAAGTGATCGATTACATCCATACTCATCTCGATCAAGAAGTTACACTTCCTCAGTTAGCTGATTTGACTGGTATGAGTCAGTATTACTTTTGTAGATTGTTTAAACAGTCAATCGGAATGCCACCTTATCAGTATTTACTTCAACAACGAGTTGAGCGAGCCAAGCAATTGTTGTTGGAACACAAATTTTCGATTGCTGATATTGCCCTCCAATGTGGATTTGCTAATCAAAGTCATCTCAATCGCCAGTTCAAGCGCATTGTTGGAGTAACTCCTTTTGTATTTCAGAGGCAGTAA
- a CDS encoding AraC family transcriptional regulator yields the protein MRKTDYMMHQLKSMSMAPPLIDPTKAETILQIVPCPPISTSDHLGWAGIQVQHHCPPAWENAEHSMNQHFVVVHHADQTAQAERTIDGRQQKEQLDNGQVVILPATVSHKVRWNRQGNFTVLMLDPLHLARTAYESVDSDRFELIPQFAMFDPLIYQIGLVLKAEVESGVNNRLYVDSLTTMLSAHLLQRYSVWKQILPSYQGGLPKHQLRLILDLIDTYLTEELSLETLAVALQMSPLRFMRLFKQSTGLTPHQYVQRQRVEKGKRFYRRSYSFGQKD from the coding sequence ATGCGTAAAACTGACTATATGATGCATCAGTTAAAGAGTATGTCAATGGCACCACCATTAATTGATCCAACAAAGGCTGAAACCATCCTGCAAATTGTGCCCTGTCCTCCGATAAGTACGAGTGACCATTTGGGGTGGGCTGGAATTCAAGTACAACACCATTGCCCCCCTGCCTGGGAAAATGCTGAACATTCAATGAATCAGCACTTTGTGGTAGTCCACCATGCTGACCAAACAGCTCAGGCAGAGCGAACGATTGATGGACGTCAGCAGAAGGAGCAATTAGATAACGGACAGGTGGTTATTCTTCCTGCAACTGTCTCCCATAAAGTGCGCTGGAATAGACAGGGTAACTTTACGGTGCTCATGTTGGATCCACTTCATTTAGCTCGCACTGCCTATGAGTCTGTTGATAGCGATCGCTTTGAGTTAATTCCTCAATTTGCTATGTTTGATCCACTGATTTATCAAATTGGCTTAGTTCTCAAAGCAGAAGTTGAATCAGGAGTTAATAATCGTCTTTATGTTGATTCGTTAACAACCATGCTATCGGCACATTTGCTACAGCGTTATTCGGTTTGGAAGCAAATACTTCCCTCTTACCAAGGTGGTTTGCCCAAACATCAACTCCGATTAATTCTCGACCTTATCGATACCTATTTAACAGAAGAACTATCATTAGAAACATTAGCAGTAGCATTACAGATGAGCCCATTGCGCTTCATGCGCTTGTTCAAGCAATCTACTGGTTTAACACCTCACCAATATGTGCAGCGTCAAAGAGTTGAAAAAGGGAAAAGGTTTTATCGCCGTAGTTATAGCTTTGGTCAGAAAGATTAA
- a CDS encoding LysR family transcriptional regulator produces MKLSQLQVLIAVVDSGSFSEAALRLQVSQSAVSYAIATLEDDLGVLLVSRGRYGAHVTPVGQQVVDRARQVMYLMDDILNQANLAKGLDGGQLRISSFRSAATHILPDVIAQFCQRYPAIAIRIAEYDDRPDVETDLRQGRADIGITYLPTGSEFETWDLMRDEFVVLFPPSFEPTTSRLEWEDLTRYPLIMAPDGDGCDAMVYAHCASYGISLEATYKIRSDATIVNMVARGIGAAISPRLAAEPIPSEIKVYSLPIPLSRMISVAILSDALLTPAAYAFLDLLKHAPLSCISASAAYRHPLHPCA; encoded by the coding sequence ATGAAACTTTCGCAACTTCAGGTGCTAATTGCCGTTGTGGATAGTGGCAGTTTTAGCGAAGCTGCCCTGCGGTTGCAGGTGTCGCAGTCGGCGGTGAGTTATGCGATCGCCACCCTGGAGGACGATCTCGGTGTTCTGCTAGTGTCTCGCGGGCGTTACGGTGCCCATGTTACCCCTGTTGGGCAACAGGTGGTCGATCGGGCTCGTCAGGTGATGTATTTGATGGATGACATCCTCAACCAGGCAAACCTGGCTAAAGGACTGGATGGCGGGCAGCTGAGGATTTCGTCCTTTCGTAGTGCGGCGACACACATTCTGCCGGATGTGATCGCGCAGTTTTGTCAGAGATATCCAGCGATCGCCATTCGTATTGCCGAGTATGACGATCGCCCCGATGTCGAAACTGATTTGCGTCAAGGTCGCGCTGATATTGGCATTACCTACCTACCCACAGGCAGCGAATTTGAAACCTGGGATTTGATGCGCGATGAGTTTGTGGTACTTTTCCCCCCCAGTTTTGAACCGACAACCTCCCGGTTGGAATGGGAGGACTTGACCCGTTACCCGCTGATCATGGCTCCCGATGGCGACGGTTGCGATGCAATGGTCTATGCCCACTGTGCCAGCTACGGCATCAGTCTGGAGGCAACCTACAAAATCCGCTCCGATGCCACCATCGTTAACATGGTAGCCCGTGGAATTGGAGCCGCCATCAGCCCCCGCCTAGCTGCTGAACCCATTCCATCGGAAATCAAAGTGTACAGTTTGCCCATTCCTCTGTCTCGGATGATTAGTGTTGCAATTTTGTCGGACGCGCTCCTGACTCCGGCAGCCTATGCATTTTTGGATTTGCTTAAACACGCTCCGCTGAGCTGCATCAGCGCATCGGCGGCATATCGTCATCCGCTCCATCCTTGTGCTTGA
- a CDS encoding DMT family transporter, with protein MLVLNKNLHVQGLLLLLLTTIIWGTSFPLLKGILVDLSPAAIIAMRFSVAAIAVLPGLRQINPTLLRDGILLGSIYFGECALSLIALEVIPASRSAFIIGLNAFLVPLFGLFLGYRLPMRVLWAAAVAVVGIGLLSWEGGGFNWGDGVTLGCAIAVAIYILLLERIAPRHATLPLVAVQLSVMAVLGTLWALPELMTQIGAIAHHFGTLLYAGLVITATPIWTQALAQRWVPSYEAALIYTLEPVFATIFAFFMLGEALGTRGLLGGALIIAATLWSQRSGSL; from the coding sequence ATGCTCGTACTGAATAAGAATTTGCATGTTCAGGGGCTTCTGTTACTCCTGCTCACCACTATCATCTGGGGGACATCTTTCCCTTTACTAAAGGGAATTCTGGTGGATTTGTCCCCGGCCGCTATTATTGCCATGCGGTTTTCTGTGGCTGCGATCGCCGTCCTCCCTGGTCTGCGCCAGATCAACCCCACCCTGCTTCGCGATGGCATCCTGTTAGGCAGCATTTACTTTGGGGAATGCGCCCTCTCGCTCATCGCACTGGAAGTGATCCCTGCCAGTCGTTCAGCTTTCATCATTGGTCTGAATGCATTTCTGGTCCCCCTCTTTGGACTGTTTTTAGGTTATCGCCTGCCGATGCGGGTGCTATGGGCGGCAGCAGTCGCCGTTGTTGGCATTGGTCTACTGTCGTGGGAAGGGGGCGGCTTTAACTGGGGAGATGGGGTAACCTTGGGATGCGCGATCGCCGTAGCGATTTACATTCTTCTCTTAGAACGCATCGCACCGCGTCATGCCACCCTGCCTCTGGTGGCTGTACAGCTTTCGGTCATGGCAGTGTTAGGCACGCTCTGGGCTTTGCCTGAGCTGATGACGCAGATAGGGGCGATCGCCCACCACTTTGGCACTCTCCTCTATGCTGGTTTGGTCATCACCGCTACCCCAATTTGGACTCAGGCTCTAGCCCAACGCTGGGTTCCCTCCTACGAAGCTGCTCTCATTTATACGCTGGAACCCGTCTTTGCAACCATCTTCGCCTTTTTCATGCTGGGCGAAGCGTTAGGAACCCGAGGTTTACTTGGTGGTGCGCTGATCATCGCCGCTACCCTCTGGAGCCAGCGCAGCGGTTCATTGTAA
- a CDS encoding aldo/keto reductase: MQYKLLGNTGLRVSELCLGAMTFGEDWDWGANKETSQAIFDAFAEAGGNFIDTANVYTNGTSEKMLGEFVESERDRFVIATKYTVMMNPNDPNSSGNQRKNLMRSLEASLKRLNTDYIDLYWVHMWDTVTPVEEIMRALDDAVRSGKVMYVGISDAPAWIISRAQTIAELKNMTTFAAIQLEYNLVERTVERDLLPMAEDLNLSVLDWSPLGGGVLTGKYLNQDAEGDRLNKAEYFQQYKSDRAMQIAQVVVDVANEIGCSAAQVALAWIRQQSPRHIPIIGARSLDHLKENLGCLNVTLNDDQITRLNAASEVDLGFALKFLRRLQNLFLGAATETIDLRLHPVSRQVLGCDLQ; this comes from the coding sequence ATGCAATACAAACTTTTGGGTAACACCGGATTGAGAGTGTCTGAACTGTGCCTCGGTGCTATGACCTTTGGCGAGGACTGGGATTGGGGTGCAAATAAAGAAACCAGCCAAGCCATATTTGATGCATTTGCTGAAGCAGGAGGTAATTTCATCGACACCGCCAATGTCTACACCAACGGCACAAGTGAAAAAATGTTGGGTGAGTTTGTCGAGTCAGAACGCGATCGCTTTGTCATCGCTACCAAGTACACGGTGATGATGAATCCGAATGATCCCAATTCCAGTGGCAATCAACGAAAAAACTTGATGCGATCGCTAGAAGCCAGCCTCAAGCGGCTCAACACTGACTACATCGATCTCTATTGGGTACATATGTGGGATACTGTGACCCCGGTTGAGGAAATCATGCGGGCACTGGACGATGCCGTTCGCTCTGGCAAAGTCATGTATGTTGGTATTTCCGATGCTCCTGCCTGGATTATCAGCCGCGCTCAGACGATCGCCGAATTGAAGAACATGACTACCTTTGCGGCCATTCAGCTTGAGTACAATTTGGTGGAGCGCACCGTAGAACGAGATTTGCTGCCGATGGCAGAAGATCTGAATTTGAGCGTTTTAGACTGGTCACCATTGGGGGGTGGCGTGCTGACAGGGAAGTATTTGAATCAGGATGCTGAGGGCGATCGCCTCAATAAAGCGGAGTATTTTCAGCAGTACAAGAGCGATCGCGCCATGCAAATTGCTCAAGTGGTTGTTGATGTTGCGAATGAAATTGGCTGTAGTGCCGCACAGGTTGCCCTTGCCTGGATTCGCCAACAGTCGCCCCGTCATATTCCCATCATTGGAGCGAGAAGTTTAGATCACCTAAAAGAGAATCTTGGTTGTTTAAATGTGACATTAAACGATGATCAGATAACTCGGCTAAATGCTGCTAGCGAAGTCGATCTTGGCTTTGCCCTGAAGTTTCTACGCCGATTGCAGAACTTATTTTTAGGTGCGGCAACTGAAACGATTGATTTAAGGTTGCATCCTGTTTCACGGCAGGTGCTTGGATGTGATTTACAATGA